TGGGGctccctggggaggggggaggctggTGAGGCCGGCACCCTGCCTCGCCCGCGGGCGAGTCTGCTCCCACCAGGCCTGGGGCAGTTACAGCCCCAAGGGCAGGAAGGTCAGCCTCTCTTGGGACAAGCTCTCCTCCAGAGGGGCTCCAGGGTCTCAGAGAGGGGTGGGAGCGTGTGGGGAGGGGCACCAGGCCAGGCTCCCTGCTCTGCCCACCTGGGTCCGCTGATGGGACCGGCCATCTGGGCCACTGTGTCCTTCCTCTGCCGTCAGGACATGGCCCGCCACTCCCGCTTGCGCAGGTTCAGAACCGAGCTCCACCGGCCCCTCCCCAATCCCCCGGGCCAGGCGGGGGTCCTACCGTGGCAGCTGAGGGTGTGGCAGGCAGGCCAGGGGCGGCCAGTGGAGGAAATCCAGGGGAGGGGGCCCGCCAGGTAGCCAGGTAGCCGAGGCTCCGGCCGCGCTCCCAGCGCGCTCAGCAGGGGCGTTGGAGCTCCGCCCGCACCCCGGCCTTTATAGGCGCCCGCGGTAACCTGAGCTGGCGGCTCATTGGCCGAGGGGATTTCCTGGCCTTTAGACGGGGCTCCTGGCCCAGGTGATTTGCATACTTTGTGCCACTTGGCTGGGATCCAGGCCAGCGGTGCTGGGAAGTCAGGCCTGGCTGGTTTAATGATTGTCAGGTCCGTCACCCGCACCCTCTGGGGCTGGGCACAGGGGCAGTGGCCTGGGCGGGCGGCCGCTGGGTGGGCATGTGCCCTCTCTCCTCAGGAAATTCCTCAGGGGCCAGGCCGGGCTGGgtagaggggcggggaggggacggGGTCAGGGCTGGGTCAGGAGGGCCGCCTGCAGGTCTGAGGACTAGGGGccggcaggcaggcagggggcgGCCGTCTGGGGAGACTCCGGACGCGGGGCAACACTCGGGGGTGCGGGACGGGCGGTGCAGGGCCCACCGCTGGCGGAGGCCGGGGCAAGGTCTCGGCTCCCCCCGCCTGCCAGCCGCCGCCTGAGCCTCGGGGCTGCTGCAGCTGTGTCTGGGGGCCCTGGCGCTGTCAGAAGGACCCCCACATCCCTGCCCCCGACAGAGCTGCCTCTGGGGCCACCGAGCAAGGGGAGCCAGACGCCTGCGGCTGTGTCTACCTGGTCTAACCGCACAGGCCTGCTGCCCTCTAGCGTCGGACGCCAGGCTCCCtgggctcagctcagtgctcttcAGGGAGCAGGCCCCATCTGACCCTCAGCAGAGCCCTCAGGGTGGCAGCTCGTGGCCCACAGACTCGCCCAGGCCACGAATCCCCCAGCTGCTGCGCCCCGCAGAAGCCCTCGCCCTCCCTGTGGGCAGGGGACCCCTCCCACCCACGTCCCCTCCATGAACTCAGCAGTAACCACAAGAGCTGTCCCAAGAGCACGGAGGCCTgcttgggggcagccaggggttGGACCCCGGGGTCTCCTCCATTTCCCACCCTTGAAGAGAAGGCTGTGTGGGCCCTAATAGCCCTGGGTCTCCTCCGGATCTTGTTTATTACGCATCAAAGATGCAACATCTGAGCACCCCTCACCCTCCTTGGTCAGCGCCAGGGCCGGGGCGGCCACCTGCTCTGTCTCCCAAGTGAGAGGACACCCCCCTTGCTTTAACCTCGGTAGGACAGGGAGGTCTGAGTCTGGAGTCAGCCCATCCAGTCTCTGCTCCGGGTGCCGAGGTCCTAGCCCCTCCCTTGGCCTGGGGCGGGGAAGGGGGGAGGCCAGGCCAGGCTGCAGGGAGAGCGCCCCAGCCCTCCAGGTGGCCTCCCCCACAGCCCGAGGCACGCCCTCTACCCCGGCCCTGGAATGTGGGCGAACCGGCTCCAGCCTCAGGACGGCTCACGCTCACGTGCTCCTGAGCCGTCCTCCAGGGCAGCGGCCGGCCTGTGACCCAAGAGGGCCTTGGAGAGGGCAGGCCTGCGCGGGCAGACGAGCCTTCCCTCCGGGGTCAGCCTGTGAGAGGGAAGGCAGGCGGGGGGGGGAGCAGGGCCCCCAGGACCCTCTCTGCCTGGACGAGCCCAGCTCACCACGAGGATGGGGCAGGGACGACACGCGGGCCCACCTTGAGCTCCGAGAGGGGTCGGGCATCCccgggcagggggcggggtgtGACAGCTCAGGGTGCCTCGCAGCTGGACTCGACCCCAGCTGAGGAAGGGCCTCAGGGCCCTCAGTGTCCTGGGGTCCACACATCCCGCGGTTCACACAGAACCGGGGCTGAGCGCCTGGACATTGAGGGGTCCGGGGGCCGCAGCAGCCCTCGCCTGTAACAGCAGCAGGGGCAGCCCTGGCCCAGCCAAGAAGACGGTTTGCTGGGTGGGGTTGGGGTCCTTCGCGGACCTCGCTGCCAGGACAGAGTCACAGGAGCTAGAGCCTGGGTCTAGGAAGAGCCACTTGGAGATATAAGTGCTTCTCTctgaccctccccaccccagtcacCCCCACCCAAGGTGCTGACTGTTCAGATCCCCACGTGGAAATCAGAGCTTGGAGTGAAGCTCTGGGCAGACTCTACTTCTGACCACACACAGCTGCAAATCCGGGAGCTGGGGGGCAGAGAAAACGCTCCAGGGCTCAGCCACCTGCAGCAGCGTTaaagaggggtgggggaggcctgCAGAGGATGGCCTGCCCCCTCCGGGAGAGTGGCCACCGCTGCCGGGGACATGCTTCCCGCAGAACCCCGCGCGGTCCTGCTCCTCACAGCTCAGGGGCACCCCACCTGCAGCCCGTGCCCCTAAAGGACAGGGAGAGCGTCCTGCCCTGACCTGCTCAGAACAGAGGGGGGCCTGGGAGAAGGAATTTCAGTCACCAaaacacttttcattttaaaatatttattaaaataatgattaaaCCTGAAAAAAGAATCTCCAGAAATCAGCCCTTGGCACAGTATTTcaaaaatcagcaaaaaaaattaaagaataaaaaaagaaagaaaaaagaaaaccatgccTGCTCTCCCGAGAccccagtggggaggggaggcctgccacccccagcccaggGAGCAGGGAGGTTCTCGGTCACAGGCCGGGTCCAGGGCCGGCCCGTCAGAGCAGAAGCCCAGGGTCGGGGATCAGGTGCCCTCGTGGGGCCTTGACCTGGAGCAGCTGCTGTGCGCCGAGCTTGCAGAGGCCGGGGCAGGAGCCTCTACCTGCCCAGAGGCTCCACGATCTGCTGGACGTAGTGGACCACGTTGCTGTGCAGCTGGGGAGCCGTGGCCGCAAAGGTCTCCTTGGCGAGGGTCTGGGCGGCCGCACTGCCCGCCATCATGGCATGGTACAGCGGGAGCGTATACTTCTGCTTCCCCTGTGAGAGGTGGCTCGTGCTCAGGGCCTGTCGGCCAGCTTGAGGGTCgcagccctgcccctgccccgggGCCCATCTGACGGCCCAGCCTCCTGCTGCCCCAGGGCCCAAAGGGATGTGGATTTCCGTGCTGGAAGGGGCGGGGCTTCCCAGACACGAGGGCTCGTGTTCTGGAATCTTCTCAGAGGCCATAGACCCTCACGGAGGCTCCACAGCTTAGAGCTCTAAGAGGTCAGAGCTCCGAGGCGGCAGCACACGGCCAAGACCGCAGTGCCTAACCCATACATGGGGCTCCGGTGGACCATCCGTAGCCAAGAAGGAAGCCGCACCCCGACAGCTGCACCAGACGGTCACACAGGATGCCGATCCCCGAGGCGGGGGGCTCAGGGGCTCGGGAGGGAGCCTGACCTAGTCTGGCCCGCGGCCCGTCTCCGGCCCTCCTCTGAACTCTCATGGAACGACCTCCCCAGCAGGCCGGCTGGCCTCTGAACCCTCAGGCACAGGCCTCCCCAGGCGCCAGGACCCTTTGCTTACCTTCCCTCACTTCTCCTAGCCTCTGGCCTCTCCCCCAGACCAGCCCCGCTGACGCATGACCCGTCTTGCCTCCCTCCCAGCGTCCGGCCAATGCTGACCAGCCCCTCCCCTCGGGCCTCTCCGGCTGACCTGCGCACGCTCCCAGGCCAGGCGGCCTCCCCCCCCAGGGCGGCACCACAGCCTGCTCTCGGGACCTGCCAGGCCCTTTGCCCCAGAGAGGTCGGCCTGCAGGGCCCTGCCCGCCGTGTGCCCGAGGGGGTCAGGGAGCCGGGGGCGCCCACCTGGCTGTGCAGGAATTCCTTCACTTTCCAGAAGTCCTCCTGGTGGTCGTTCTTTAGGACAATCTGGCCCCATCGCAGCCGCAGCTCCGCGTTCTGGGCGTTTGAAATCTTTGGGTACATCTCTCCAAGTTTCTTTACGTTCCCTGGAAAAAAGAAACGGGTCATGAAAGACGCTGCCAGCAGAGCCCCACACTGAGGAGGCCGCGTGTCTGCCCGAGGCCCTCCGGGGGCTCCGGAGTCACGTCTCCGAAGGCTCCAGGCACCCACTCATCCTGCACCTTCGGGCCCAACGCGGTCATGCCCTGGACGTGCACTTGCCCCCAGCTTCACAGCTCTTCTAACCACCTTCCCTTGACGTCATACAGAGGGGCACGTCCCTGGTGGGCTCtgcctaagactctgtgcttctgaaGCAGGGGCCCAGCTTCGACCCCTGCCtggggaagtagatcccacacgccgcaacTAAAGAGTTCAAACGCCAAAACTaagatccagcgcagccaaataagtaaataaaataagcattaaaaaaagtaCATCAGCGGGGTGCGAGGAAGGTTCAAAATGGATGGATCACGTGTATGCTCACGGAGGATTCAcgctgatgtacagcagaaaccaacacaatattgtaaagcaactactcGCCAACGAAAATTTTTACAATAATAAGATAAAATGTGTATACAAAACATCTCGACTTCCTACGCTCCTTCCTCCCCAGACCAGAGCGTGTGCGCCCCCAGACGTCCTGCCTGCCACCCCTCCCACCAGCACCTGCTAGCCAGCATCTTGCTCTAACTGCTTTTCTGGGGCGCAGCCCTTGGTACTATTTCTGGCTGAGCAGCAACGGGGCACTCGTGCTGAAGGgcgggggccgggccgggccacacccccaccccgcctgTGGGCTGAGTGAGTGGTTGGTGCCCCAGGCTCCGCAGCCCTGGGCTCACAGGGCAGTGATGAGGATGGGAAGGCGTCACGGTGAGGGTGAGGGGAGACTGCCCTGTACGGGCCGAGGACCCAGCGAGCCTCTGATTTTCCTGCCTGGGACGCGGGTGGACACTCCACCCCACGCAGACCTGCCCCCGCCCCAGGCTCCCGTCCCCGCCACCCAGGACGCACATGGCATCTGCCCCAGCCCCGAGGGAGCGGCCCACTCTTTCTCACCAGGAGGGAGCGGGGACTTCTGCAGGATCTTATCCAGGAAGTACACCAGCTGGTAGGTCTTCCAGGCAGAGGTGGGCACGGCATCGATGGCCCTCGGGTCCAGCTCCTGGGCCGCCCACAGCTGGGCCAGCTCCTCGGCCGGCCTCATGAGTGAGTCCCCGGGAGAGAGGTCCGGGAGGTAAGGCGGCCAGCCCGGGGTGTCCAGCCAGCGATCAAACTCGAATCCTACTTGGCAGAAGAGAAGACCCCGTCAGAACTCCCCGCCAGTGCCACGGTCAGCCCGCCCGGGCAGCTCCCAAGTCCTCCCCCAACGCTGACACCACTGCCCCATGGCCACCTGCTCTGCGGGGTCCCAGCCCCCATGACGCCTACAGCCCCAGCTGACCCCCTTCCCAACTGGGCCTGTTCTGTGCAGAAATGAGCCGTCAGGGGACACAGGGGACACGGCCCACCCCCACGAGCAGAGCAGCTGTACCGATGCTCCTGGGCTCTGGTGTCCTGCCCTCAGCAGCTGGGGGGGTCCTACCCTCACCACCTGGGAGGAGTCCACCCTCCCAGCAcagagcagggagcaggggcaCACCTCAGGGGTCACAGGCCTCCCACCAGCTCTCCAGGCAGGGCAGCCGCCCCGGTCCTGCCCGCGGAGCCCCTCGGGGCGGCAGTGGCCTGGGCAGGGCTCAGGGTCTGACTGTGTCTCAGAGACAGGgaaaccagagggcagacaggagcAGAAAGGCCAAGTGGGGCAAAGGAAGCTGGGGGTGGTGGAGGTCCTTCTGTGGGGCCCTGGGGCCACCCCAAAGCGTCACCCCCAGGGGAACACACTGGTCCCTCAGGGCAGAAAGCAGACCCCACCCTCCACGACCTCCTGGAAGCCGTGGGCCGGCTCCTCTGCTCACCCGGGATGGAATCCACCCTCTTTTTCTTCAGCTCAGGGAAATAGTCCAGGAAGAAGTCCAGGAAGTCGTCAGCTAAGATGCTTTGGAACTTGAACTCGTCCACGTAGGCCTGCAAGGACGAAGGGGCGGCACAGTCAGCTGCGCAGGGTCCccacgccccccgcccccacgcccCCCTCACCTCGAGCTGATTACCTTGAGGAAGTCATCAAACTGGTCCTGGTCACCCACCAGGTGGGCCAGGTAGGAGATAAAGCAGAAGCCTTTCTCGTAGGGGGTCTCGTTGTAGGTGTCATCCGGGTCGACCCCTGCAGAGAAAGCTCCGGATTCAGAGCTTCACAGCGGCTGTGGCAAGACCAACGCCCTCTCCCCAGGGCAGCCCGGCCTGTCTCCAGGGTCGAGAGGGACGACAGGGACGACAGGGGGAGCCCGGGGCTGCTGTGCTAGTGGGGCCTCCCTAGCCCCACGGTCACCCCCCACCATGTGGCCGCCCACCAGAACAATGGGGGTTTCTGCAGATGATCTGGAGCCAAGTTAACGAACTATCCGTCTATAGGGAGCTCTCCATCAGAGTCAGAGGCTTCAGCTGCACAGAAAGGTTTCAATTAGTCACATGGGGAAATAACAACGTTAGGAAACAAAAATCCATGACCTCGGAGCAATCACAGGCTTTCTGGGTCACGCCCTCTGTAAGGACAGGTGACCTTGTTCTACAAATCCCAAAGGGCTGAGCTGACCAAGGACAGGGACCCGGGCAAGCAGGGCAACGCAGTCACTCAGAACTGGCCGGAGCAGCGGGGAGGGCCTCGGGGGCTCCTCCCCGCTGAGGGACCGGGGCACGCGGGGCAGGAGGGTGCTGACCGGGCTCGATCCGCACACGCAGCTTGTTCAGAGGGTGGTCCTCGCCCGTGATGTCCATGTGCTGCCGCAGCAGTGCACGCCCGGTGGCGGCTTCCAAGCAGGTGTAGGCGGGCCCTGTGGGCAGAAGAGGGGCTGGCACCCCACGCGCGCCTCCCCGAGGACCGCGGGCAGGGAGGCTGTGGACAGCCGACCCCTCGGCCTGTCTCCTGCACACGGTCCCTCTGGCAGGGGCCTTCCGTGCAGCATGATGGTGTCTGTAGAGACGGGAGTCTGACCATCCCCCAAAACGGAACCTGCCCATCTGACTGCTCCTATCGCACAGGAGAAATGGTCACCTGAGCCTTTCCTCGGGTCCCCGGTCTTCTTCTGGCAGGACGGTTAGCACCAGCCTCACTGCCGCCCGCCAGATGCTCTGACCTGGGGCGATAGCCCGCCCGCCTCAGGGTCCAGCGTGCACGGTCTCAGAGACCACTGCAGGATTCCCAGCGGCCAAGACCCTCCTGCTCCGTGCCCTGATGAAAGAATAAACCTCTACAAACTTTCTGGGAGGCAGGAGACaatacatgctttaaaaaaaaggccTTTAAAATGTTCAAGTCCTGACAAGCACACTTCAAGGGATTTATTGAAATCATCTGAGATACATGTGAACCTACCTAAAGATGTTTATCAGAATATTATTTTGTTGGAAAaacgagggacttccctggcaattcagtggttaagactgtgcttctatTGCAAAGGgcgtgggttcaattcttggtcgggaactaagatcccacatgcccctaGGTGTGGCCAAAagagcaacaaaaacaacaacaaaaaaaaaaattaagatttttgtttgtttaaattaaaaaaaaaaaagaaaattacagaccaaccTACAACTGGGGGCTGATGGAATAActtatgaatttatttaaattcttcTGCAGCAGTACAAGAAAATTTAATGACTCAGGAAAATGTTTAACTTTACTAGGCTAACAAAAATGACAGTTCTAAAGCCATGTATGGTCTGatgattcacacacacaaagagaactATTAATACATCGGAAAGGATATCCACCAATTATCTCTGAATGGTGAAATGACAGGTAAATATTATGCTGTGTACTTTCCCATAGGCACCAAAATAGATTTTAAtcagagaaagaattaaaaaaagccAAAAAGCACCTGTACACTGTGGGTTTTCAATAGAGATGGTGCTGGGAACGTTATTTCAAAAGCGTGGCTGGGCGCAATGTGAAGGTCTGCCTTCAGCTGCTGAGTGGCGGTGAGCACACTTCCCACCCTCTCTGCTTTGTGAACTGCACACGGCGGTGAAGGCGGTGAACGCAGCACCCAGTCAAGGCCGGCACCCGGTGTTCAACACAACGCGGGGCTGACAGTGACCTGACCACGCACTTGGCGCGTGAACTGACACCTGAGTCACTGCAGGGCCACGCCCCTGGGGCACGCAGGCTCGGGGAGGCACGCCCACCACCCGGTCCCTCCGGCCAACTAGACTGCCCAGGACCCCCTCAGCCCCCGGGCCGGCTGACGCGTGACTGCAGCGCGGCGGGAACCGTGACAAGCTTAAGTGTGTCGTGAGCTGGCCGCCACGGCCGTCCGGGGCTCCCTGCACTGCCGCCCCTGGACACCccagaaggagcctggcgggcccagGACGGAGAGGCAGGTCCCCAAGGCGACTCACCGAACAGAACGGAGGAGATCCTCCTCTGGGCGTACATGGTGAAGCCTTCGTTCAGCCAGAACTCCCCCCAGTTGGCGTTGGTCACCAGGTTCCCAAACCAGCTGTGGGCGATCTCGTGGATGATGACGTCGGCCAGGGAGCGGTCTCCGGCCAGAAGGCAGGGCGTGACGAAGGTCAGGCAGGGGTTCTCCATCCCCCCGAACGGGAAGGATGGGGGCATGAAGAGCACGTCGTACCTGCCGGGGGCGGGCGGTCACGCGGGGTGTGGCTCCATCCCACTACCGGGTGGTCCCCAGTGCCCCCCTCTCCCGGCCCTTCCCAACACCCAGCTCCCCGCAGACCTGACGGGGCCTCTTGTTCAGGAGACCTCAAGTCTGAACACAGCAAACAGAGTGGGGCTGCCCCCAGCGACGGGAAAGGCAAGTCAGCCGCATCCCCACAGCGAATCCCACCTCCAACCCAGCACCCACCTGCACGCCGCTGTCCTGAAACCCCCACCTCGGGCCCGCCTCAGTCATGGACACGGCGGGTCAGGctggctctcctctcctccccgccCCTGCACCCCGGGGGGCGGGAACCACAGACGTGAAGCCCCCGTGACACCTCACCTTCCCCACACGTAGGgtccgaagagcttttctcccgttGCCAAAAACTCCTCTATGACCCCGTTGTACTCCTCCTTGGCAGCGTTGATGAGGCAGGGCTCAGCCCACACCCGGCTCCTGTGGACAAGGGTGCAGAGAGGGCGGCGCGGTGGTCAGAGTCTGCCTGGACCAGTCGACCTCCGCCTCCCAGGGAGCTGGCGAGCCCGTGGGCAGGCAACCCAGGACAGAGGTGAGGCCCACACAGAGCCGGAGGGCTGGCCCCGCCTGCGGAGCGGGCGCCGGGAGCTCCTGCAGGCAGCAGGCCTGCCCCCACATGGAGCCCCAGCTCCCCACCCGCCCGGCGGCTTCAGAAACGACTGGTCTCGCTCCATGCCAGCAGCTCATCCTCTTCCGAACAGAACGTGGCAGGAGTAAACCCCTGGAAGATGTCCCTCTCCTTCTCTGCTTTCCTGCGGCTGTGGGCTGGCATGCCTCCAGTCACCCACTGCCCTGCACCAGGAAGGGGCCCCTCGTCCCGCAGGTCCGGGGCTGCCCGGAGCCCGTGGCTGGAAGCGGACGCCGACAGGCCCGCCCAGCGCTCCCTCTGACGGCAGGAGCGGAGGCGTGCGGTGCCTGTGCCGCTGCTGAGCCCTGTCCGAGGCCTGGCGCCCGGCCAGCACCTCCGGGGCCGGCAGAACGAAGGA
The sequence above is drawn from the Dama dama isolate Ldn47 chromosome 14, ASM3311817v1, whole genome shotgun sequence genome and encodes:
- the RNPEP gene encoding aminopeptidase B; translated protein: MAGGEPGAGGRALRAAQAEDVASASSFRAFELLHLHLDLRAEFGPPGPGPGSRGLSGSAVLDLRCRAPGGAAELRLDSHPCVDVTAAALRRGLPEPGRPEPEPEPAPVCTQPFSHYGQALCVRFPQPCAAGERLQVRITYRVGEGPGVCWLAPEQTAGKKKPFVYTQGQAVLNRAFFPCFDTPAVKCRYSALLEVPDGFTAVMSADTWEERGPNKFFFRMSQPIPSYLIALAIGDLVSAEVGPRSRVWAEPCLINAAKEEYNGVIEEFLATGEKLFGPYVWGRYDVLFMPPSFPFGGMENPCLTFVTPCLLAGDRSLADVIIHEIAHSWFGNLVTNANWGEFWLNEGFTMYAQRRISSVLFGPAYTCLEAATGRALLRQHMDITGEDHPLNKLRVRIEPGVDPDDTYNETPYEKGFCFISYLAHLVGDQDQFDDFLKAYVDEFKFQSILADDFLDFFLDYFPELKKKRVDSIPGFEFDRWLDTPGWPPYLPDLSPGDSLMRPAEELAQLWAAQELDPRAIDAVPTSAWKTYQLVYFLDKILQKSPLPPGNVKKLGEMYPKISNAQNAELRLRWGQIVLKNDHQEDFWKVKEFLHSQGKQKYTLPLYHAMMAGSAAAQTLAKETFAATAPQLHSNVVHYVQQIVEPLGR